In Elaeis guineensis isolate ETL-2024a chromosome 1, EG11, whole genome shotgun sequence, a genomic segment contains:
- the LOC140852882 gene encoding transmembrane 9 superfamily member 12-like yields MRYSDAILSTFCFSSHSSSHPPLKTQRDPISSLPLVCSPNPRGPRSNRTKKVIGIGLRPVVSMAPLMISKRCFSLLPLFFLLITCPSNGFYLPGSYMHTYSQDEPISVKVNSLTSIETELPFSYYSLPYCQPKGGIKKSAENLGELLMGDQIDNSPYTFHMNVNESLYLCTTKPLNEHEVKLLKQRTRDLYQVNMILDNLPVMRFTQQNGVTIQWTGFPVGYTPIASNDDYIINHLKFKVLVHKYEGSGVEIIGTGEEAMGMPSETDKKKMSGYEIVGFEVIPCSVKHDAETMSKHNIYDRIEPVNCPLELDKCQMIKEQERITFTYDVEFVKSDIRWPSRWDAYLKMDGAKVHWFSIMNSLMVIFFLAGIVFVIFLRTVRRDLTRYEELDKEAQAQMNEELSGWKLVVGDVFREPTCSKLLCVMVGDGVQITCMAVVTIVFAALGFMSPASRGMLLTGMVLLYLFLGIFAGYTGVRLWSTIKGGSEGWRSVAWSIACFFPGVVFVILTFLNFLLWWNNSTGALPISLYFTLLSLWFCISVPLILLGGFLGTRADPIQFPVRTNQIPREIPARKYPSWLLVLGAGTLPFGTLFIELFFILSSIWLGRFYYVFGFLLIVLLLLVIVCAEVSVVLTYMHLCVEDWRWWWKAFFASGSVSLYVLLYSINYLVFDLKSLSGAMSAMLYMGYSLIMALAIMLSTGTIGFLMSFYFVHYLFSSVKID; encoded by the exons ATGCGGTACTCCGACGCGATTCTGTCGACCTTCTGTTTCTCTTCTCATTCTTCGTCCCATCCTCCTCTCAAAACCCAGAGAGATCCCATATCCTCTCTTCCGCTCGTTTGTTCGCCAAATCCGAGGGGACCCAGGTCAAATCGCACGAAAAAG GTTATTGGAATAGGTTTAAGACCTGTGGTCTCCATGGCACCGTTGATGATCTCAAAAAGGTGCTTTTCTTTACttcctttattttttcttctgaTTACATGTCCTTCCAATGGCTTCTATCTCCCCGGGAGTTATATGCACACCTACTCTCAAGATGAACCCATCTCAGTCAAAGTAAATTCACTCACGTCTATCGAGACGGAGCTGCCATTTAGCTACTATAGTCTTCCTTATTGCCAACCCAAGGGTGGGATCAAGAAGAGCGCAGAGAATCTGGGAGAGCTGCTCATGGGGGATCAGATCGACAACTCTCCATACACATTCCATATGAACGTCAATGAATCGCTTTATCTTTGCACAACGAAGCCGTTAAATGAGCACGAGGTGAAGCTCCTGAAGCAAAGAACTCGAGATCTCTATCAGGTGAACATGATTCTTGACAACCTGCCTGTAATGAGGTTCACTCAACAAAATGGTGTCACCATCCAGTGGACTGGTTTTCCAGTTGGATACACACCCATTGCAAGCAATGATGACTATATCATCAATCACCTCAAGTTTAAGGTCTTGGTCCATAAGTATGAAGGGAGTGGTGTCGAAATCATTGGCACAGGGGAAGAGGCGATGGGGATGCCCTCAGAGACTGATAAGAAGAAGATGTCTGGGTATGAGATAGTTGGATTTGAAGTAATCCCGTGCAGTGTCAAGCACGACGCAGAAACCATGTCAAAGCATAACATATATGACCGCATCGAGCCTGTGAATTGCCCCTTGGAGCTTGACAAGTGTCAGATGATCAAGGAGCAGGAGAGGATCACATTCACCTATGATGTAGAGTTTGTGAAGAGCGACATTAGATGGCCCTCGCGGTGGGATGCCTATTTGAAGATGGATGGTGCCAAGGTCCACTGGTTCTCGATCATGAACTCCCTTATGGTCATCTTCTTTTTGGCTGGAATAGTGTTTGTTATTTTCTTAAGAACTGTTCGAAGGGACTTGACAAGGTATGAGGAGTTGGATAAAGAGGCCCAGGCTCAGATGAATGAGGAGCTCTCAGGCTGGAAACTTGTTGTGGGCGATGTGTTTAGAGAGCCAACATGCTCTAAACTGCTTTGTGTCATGGTTGGAGATGGTGTTCAGATTACATGTATGGCAGTTGTGACAATTGTGTTTGCTGCCCTCGGGTTCATGTCTCCTGCGTCACGGGGTATGCTCTTGACTGGGATGGTCCTCCTTTATCTCTTCCTTGGTATTTTTGCTGGGTATACTGGCGTCCGGTTATGGAGTACCATCAAAGGCGGGTCTGAAGGGTGGAGGTCGGTAGCTTGGTCTATTGCTTGCTTCTTCCCTGGCGTGGTGTTTGTAATTCTCACCTTCTTAAACTTCTTGCTTTGGTGGAACAATAGCACAGGGGCTCTCCCAATCTCATTGTACTTCACTCTTCTGTCTCTGTGGTTTTGCATCTCGGTGCCCCTCATTCTTTTGGGTGGTTTCTTAGGTACCCGGGCTGACCCCATTCAGTTCCCAGTTAGGACCAACCAAATTCCAAGGGAAATTCCAGCGAGGAAGTACCCTTCATGGTTACTTGTCCTTGGTGCTGGGACCCTTCCTTTTGGGACCCTCTTCATTGAGTTATTCTTTATCCTCTCCAGTATCTGGCTTGGAAGGTTCTATTATGTGTTTGGATTTCTACTCATCGTTCTTCTCTTGCTTGTCATTGTCTGTGCCGAAGTGTCTGTGGTTCTGACTTACATGCATCTGTGTGTGGAAGACTGGAGGTGGTGGTGGAAAGCATTTTTTGCTTCTGGTTCGGTCTCTCTTTATGTGCTCCTATACTCCATCAACTACTTGGTGTTTGATCTTAAGAGCTTGAGTGGGGCCATGTCAGCTATGCTCTACATGGGTTATTCGCTTATCATGGCTCTTGCAATCATGCTATCCACCGGCACAATTGGCTTCCTGATGTCGTTCTACTTCGTTCACTACCTCTTCTCATCGGTGAAGATTGACTGA